GATCAACTCCAAATTTAAACTACACATAATAGGTCATGTTATTTTTTATTGGTTGCGATATGGTTTTAATGCCCAATATTTCTTATTGTAAATGAAATTCCTGTTACAAATAAAAAATTATATAATTGATAATTCACATAATACATTAAAATGATATTATAATAAAAATTTCACCAATTCTATTTCTTATAAGATATGGTTGTGTAATTATGAACGCATTTTCTTTTTTAAACTTGGAAAAAGGTACTGAAAATACCATGGTAATTGATAAAGGGCTATCCCCCGACTTTATCAACGATTATTTAAAAGTATGTGGAAAATATATCACTTTTGCAAAATTTGGATGGGGTACAAGCGCTGTTCAGCCCAGAGATGTCGTTAAGGAAAAAATTGAAAATTACAAAAAATACGGCATTAAAACATATCCTGGAGGAACGCTCTTTGAAGTATGTTTTTCAAAAGATGTCTTTGATGAATTCTTAAAAGAATGTAAAGACCTCGGATTTGAATGTGTTGAAATATCAGACGGTTCAATGGAATTAAAACCAGAAGATAAAGATTACGCAATAAAGCAGGCAAAAAAAGCAGGTTTCATTGTTCTTTCAGAAGTTGGAAAAAAAAGTATCGTTTTGGATGGCGAACTTGAAATCCATGAAAGAATAGAACTTGTAAAAAAAGACCTTGAATCCGGTGCAGACTTTGTAATAATCGAAGGCAGAGAAAGCGGAAAATCAATCGGCCTTTTTGATGAAAAAGGGAACGTAAAAAAGGAAGAACTTGAAATACTTGCTGAAAATGTTGATATGTCTAAAATAATGCTTGAAGCACCTCAAAAAAATCAGCAGGTTGAATTTATATTACGTTTTGGGAATGACGTAAATCTTGGAAATATTTCATTTGAAGAAGTAATTTCACTGGAAACTCTAAGAAGAGGATTAAGAGGGGACACTTTCGGAAAAATTTAAGTTAAAAAGGTGTGACTCATGAATATCGAAGAAATTAAAATTATCGGCGGATTCAACAAGTGTGGAGAATCTGAAAAAGTAAATGAATTAGTTGTAAAACGAGGAGAGATTTTCGGAGTAGTTGGGCCAACTGGAAGTGGAAAATCTAACTTAATAAGCGATATTGAACAGCTTGCTCAAGGAGATACCCCATCTTCAAGAAAAATACTTGTAAATGGAAATGTTCCAGATGTTGAAATGAGAAGGGATCCAAGAAAAAGAAGAATTGCCCAACTTTCACAGAACATGAACTTTTTAGCAGATATGTCTGTTGAAGAATTTTTAATCATGCATGCAAAAAGCAGGGGCATGAATTCTGAAGGAATTGTCGATAAAGTGGTCGATTTGGCAAACCAGCTTACTGGAGAACCGATTAAAAAAGATTACAACTTAACAATACTCAGTGGAGGACAGTCAAGAAGCTTGATGGTTGCAGATGTTGCAGTTATCAGTGATTCACCGATTGTTTTAATTGATGAGATTGAAAATGCAGGAATTAAAAAACATGAAGCACTCGAACTCCTTGCAGGATGCGGAAAAATCGTTATGGTAATTACACACGACCCGGTTCTTGCTTTGATGACTACAAGACGCGTTGTTATGAGAAATGGTGGAATGACTGAAATCATTGAAACCACCGAGGAAGAAAAAGAAGTATCACAGCGATTAAGTGAAATTGACAGCTGGATGCTTTCAATGAGAGAAAAAGTAAGGCATGGCGAAAAATTAAATTTAAAAGACATTGAAACTCCGGTAGTTTCGGGTAATTAACTAAATTGGATGTGAAATATTGAAAATGATAATTGTTGCTGGAACTCCGGGTGCAGGGAAGACTTCTGTAATGACCCATACAATAAAACAACTTGTAAGCAAAGGAAATAAACCAGCAGTCGTTAAAATTGACTGTTTATATACTGATGACGATACTAGATACGGAAAACTTGGAATTCCGACACTTGTTGGATTAAGTAAGGATATGTGCCCTGATCATTTTGCAATTTACAATTTAGAAGAAATGGCAGAATGGGCAGAAAAAGAAGGTGTTGATACATTAATTATTGAAACTGCAGGGCTATGCCACAGGTGTGCGCCATACACCGAAAACAGCCTTGGAATCTGTGTAATTGATGCAACATCTGGTCCAAATACCCCTAGAAAAGTCGGACCTTTTTTAACAAGCGCTGATGTTGTTGCAATAACCAAAGGAGACATTATTTCACAGGCTGAAAGGGAAGTATTCAGGGAACGAGTACTTGAAATGAACCCAAAATGTACGATATATGATGTAAATGGACTTAGCGGACAAGGTTGTGCAGAAATTTCTGAAGAAATAATGGAAGCAAAAGATATAATGGATCTTGAAAATGAAGAATTACGACACAACGCCCCACTTTGTGTTTGTACTTTGTGTGTTGGAGAAACAAAAGTTGCTAAAAAACACCACAGGGGAGTTTTAAGAAGAATCGACGGGTTTACCAAATATGTTGGTGAATAACATGGAAAATATAAAAGAAATTACCAAATTGCTTCCAGGATATAATTGCAAAGCTTGTGGATACAAAAGATGTGATCTCTTCGCAGAAAAAATTCTTGAAGGAGAAAACCCTGAAAACTGCCCATTGTTGTTTAAAGAAGAATTTAAGGGAAATATTGAAAAAATAAAAGAAATTGTATCAACTTCAGAACCTATTGAAATTAAAAAGACATGTGAATCCAAAACAGGACTTATCGGGCTTTTGGATGGTTACGAAGCTGACTTTTTACTCGACCCGCTTCCAGAAGAACATTCCTGCAGGGAAACATTGATAATCCTTTCAAAAAATCCAATAAAAAAGGGAGATCATATCAAATACCGGCCTCTTGGATGTCCAATCCCGCATTTCGCTGAAATAATTGATGATAGCCATGGTATGTATGTCGTACATCTTGAAGGCCCATGTAACAGGTTTAATTCAGAAAAAATAGAATACATAGAAGTTGGAATTGCACTCGTTGCTGCATTTGAAGGAGTGTATAGGGGTAAAACTCCGGAAGTTGGGAAAACTGTTAAATTTATTCCGACTCACTGCATGATGCAAAAAGTACACAGCGGCGTTGTCGTTGAAGTTGAAGGTAACAGGGTTTTAATTGAAGGAATTGATTTAAAAGTATGGTAATCAAAACATAATTTAAAAATCATAAATTTCTTTTATTTTAGAATTTGCATGTCTTAAAACATCTCTTAACGGAATATCCAAAATTCTCGCAATTTTTTTCAAATCTTCAAATTCTGGTTTTATATTTACAATTTCACCATTTAAATCAGATATTTTCACATCAATTTCAAAATCAGCTTTATTTATTGTAATTTTTAATCTTTCCATTCTTCGTTTAGCCCTAATTTTATCGTAGTGGTTAATTCTAACTCCGAGAGTTCCGGTTTCTTCGATTAAAATTCTTGCAAATTGTTCGTGGGAATGATACGGACATATCACAGAAATCATACTTGATGGCCGATTTTTTTTGCCAAAAACTGGGGTTATGAATACATCGGGTGCTCCTTCGTTTAAAAGCCGTTCAACTGCGTATGCCAAAACTTCTGAAGAAACATCGTCAATATTCGTTTCTAAAATTACTGTTTTTTCAATTATTTTTTCATTTGTTTTTCCTTCGACCAATCGCAATACATTTGGAATGTGTTCCATTCTTTTGGTACCGGCACCATATCCAGTTTTTAAAAGAACTATTTCTGGATAAGAGTCCGTAAATTCATCTGTAACGTTTGAAAGAATTGCAGCTCCAGTTGGAGTCAATAATTCAAAGTCAGAATATACTTTTGAACATTTAATTTCATGTTTACATAATATTTCAAGTGTTGCTGGCGCCGGACTTGAAATAATCCCGTGATCCATAGATATTCTTCCATTTCCAAGCGCAGGCGGTGTTGAATAAATTTTTCCAGTTAAGAAGCCACTTCTTTCTAAAATTAATATCGGTAAAACTATGTCAAAAACTGTGTCTAGTGAAGATATCTCGTGCAAATGAAAATGCTCCCCGTGAAGTTTTGCTTCTGCTTCAATTAAATCATTTATAATATTTTCACAGATTCTAACTCCTTTTTCAGACAGTTTTAAATTTTTAGAAGTATTTATGATGATTTCTTTTAATTCGTCTGGATTTTTTATTTTTTCTTCGTCTATTTCAATTTTTAACTGTTTTGCAGAAATTCCGTTTACTTTTTCATCCATTACGGATACTTTAAAGAAGTTACAACTTTTTAATTTTTCTAATTCCAAAATTACTTCATCCATTAAATCGTAGGAATTTGTAAGTGCGAGTAACGATGAAACAAACATGTCTCCAGACATTCCTGCAATTTTTGGGTCAATTACTAAAACTTTTGTCATATTATCACGAGATAAACTGTTAAAAATATAATTATATTTCTTAAAATTTAAATATTTTTAAAACATTGG
Above is a genomic segment from Methanococcus maripaludis containing:
- the comA gene encoding phosphosulfolactate synthase; protein product: MNAFSFLNLEKGTENTMVIDKGLSPDFINDYLKVCGKYITFAKFGWGTSAVQPRDVVKEKIENYKKYGIKTYPGGTLFEVCFSKDVFDEFLKECKDLGFECVEISDGSMELKPEDKDYAIKQAKKAGFIVLSEVGKKSIVLDGELEIHERIELVKKDLESGADFVIIEGRESGKSIGLFDEKGNVKKEELEILAENVDMSKIMLEAPQKNQQVEFILRFGNDVNLGNISFEEVISLETLRRGLRGDTFGKI
- a CDS encoding ATP-binding cassette domain-containing protein, producing the protein MNIEEIKIIGGFNKCGESEKVNELVVKRGEIFGVVGPTGSGKSNLISDIEQLAQGDTPSSRKILVNGNVPDVEMRRDPRKRRIAQLSQNMNFLADMSVEEFLIMHAKSRGMNSEGIVDKVVDLANQLTGEPIKKDYNLTILSGGQSRSLMVADVAVISDSPIVLIDEIENAGIKKHEALELLAGCGKIVMVITHDPVLALMTTRRVVMRNGGMTEIIETTEEEKEVSQRLSEIDSWMLSMREKVRHGEKLNLKDIETPVVSGN
- a CDS encoding GTP-binding protein — encoded protein: MIIVAGTPGAGKTSVMTHTIKQLVSKGNKPAVVKIDCLYTDDDTRYGKLGIPTLVGLSKDMCPDHFAIYNLEEMAEWAEKEGVDTLIIETAGLCHRCAPYTENSLGICVIDATSGPNTPRKVGPFLTSADVVAITKGDIISQAEREVFRERVLEMNPKCTIYDVNGLSGQGCAEISEEIMEAKDIMDLENEELRHNAPLCVCTLCVGETKVAKKHHRGVLRRIDGFTKYVGE
- a CDS encoding (Fe-S)-binding protein, with protein sequence MENIKEITKLLPGYNCKACGYKRCDLFAEKILEGENPENCPLLFKEEFKGNIEKIKEIVSTSEPIEIKKTCESKTGLIGLLDGYEADFLLDPLPEEHSCRETLIILSKNPIKKGDHIKYRPLGCPIPHFAEIIDDSHGMYVVHLEGPCNRFNSEKIEYIEVGIALVAAFEGVYRGKTPEVGKTVKFIPTHCMMQKVHSGVVVEVEGNRVLIEGIDLKVW
- the larC gene encoding nickel pincer cofactor biosynthesis protein LarC, yielding MTKVLVIDPKIAGMSGDMFVSSLLALTNSYDLMDEVILELEKLKSCNFFKVSVMDEKVNGISAKQLKIEIDEEKIKNPDELKEIIINTSKNLKLSEKGVRICENIINDLIEAEAKLHGEHFHLHEISSLDTVFDIVLPILILERSGFLTGKIYSTPPALGNGRISMDHGIISSPAPATLEILCKHEIKCSKVYSDFELLTPTGAAILSNVTDEFTDSYPEIVLLKTGYGAGTKRMEHIPNVLRLVEGKTNEKIIEKTVILETNIDDVSSEVLAYAVERLLNEGAPDVFITPVFGKKNRPSSMISVICPYHSHEQFARILIEETGTLGVRINHYDKIRAKRRMERLKITINKADFEIDVKISDLNGEIVNIKPEFEDLKKIARILDIPLRDVLRHANSKIKEIYDF